A single region of the Arthrobacter sp. V1I7 genome encodes:
- a CDS encoding response regulator transcription factor, which translates to MIAWSDAGLTAHDGLPSVIRVFILDDHELVRRGLQELLEGEGFLVVGSSGSAVEAARRIPALHPDVCVLDARLPDGTGIEVCRDVRSVDPSLNCIILTSFDDEQALRGAVLAGASGYVLKEIGGMDLIGALRRAARGESLFEDGVAAGIVGSMVEADEVDPRTSSLTPQERRVLELVGGGLTNRQIAAEMFLAEKTVKNYVSSLLAKLGFERRTQAAVFIASPAPPVQSGSHSAADGSRPHSIR; encoded by the coding sequence ATGATTGCCTGGTCAGACGCGGGTCTCACTGCGCACGACGGCCTTCCCAGCGTCATCCGTGTCTTCATCCTGGATGACCACGAACTCGTCAGACGGGGGCTGCAGGAGCTTCTCGAGGGCGAGGGCTTCCTCGTCGTCGGCAGTTCCGGGTCCGCCGTGGAGGCGGCACGCCGCATCCCGGCGCTGCATCCGGACGTCTGTGTGCTGGATGCCCGGCTGCCGGACGGGACCGGCATCGAAGTCTGCCGGGACGTCCGTTCCGTGGACCCCTCACTGAACTGCATCATCCTCACGAGTTTCGATGACGAGCAGGCACTCCGCGGCGCGGTGCTGGCTGGTGCCAGCGGTTACGTGCTGAAGGAGATCGGTGGCATGGACCTGATCGGTGCGCTGCGGCGGGCAGCGCGCGGGGAATCGCTCTTCGAGGATGGGGTCGCGGCGGGCATCGTCGGCAGCATGGTCGAAGCCGATGAAGTGGACCCGCGGACGTCCTCGCTCACCCCGCAGGAACGCCGCGTGCTTGAACTCGTCGGCGGCGGATTGACCAACCGGCAGATAGCGGCCGAGATGTTCCTTGCGGAGAAGACCGTCAAGAACTATGTCTCGTCGCTGCTGGCAAAGCTGGGCTTCGAGCGGCGCACCCAGGCCGCCGTTTTCATCGCGAGCCCGGCGCCGCCCGTGCAGTCCGGCAGCCACTCCGCGGCCGACGGAAGCCGCCCGCACAGCATCCGCTAA
- a CDS encoding alpha-E domain-containing protein, which produces MLSRIAESLFWIGRYVERADGTARILDVHLERLNHLPMEEQRSVAQELLAVMGARPQSDEFGLNELLNALAYDKHSATSIAGSLGAARENARRARETVSSGLWESLNTTYYGLNQHRKDVVGTYRFCNWVLERTAMVSGLADTTVSHDESWLFLVLGRSLERADMTARMLSTRDVLSAGMSWVNMLRCAGAYESFLRTRRAAFGDQHAAEFLLLDRLFPRSIVYALSDADECLAKLDPSAQRVGFINDARRIVGQARTFLEFHRTDDLMSELPEHMERVQKAVSQASDAISRKYFNQADELAWVGEVS; this is translated from the coding sequence ATGCTTAGCCGCATTGCCGAATCACTATTTTGGATCGGCCGCTATGTGGAACGGGCCGACGGCACCGCCCGCATCCTGGACGTCCACCTCGAACGGCTGAACCATCTGCCGATGGAAGAACAGCGCAGCGTCGCGCAGGAACTTCTCGCGGTGATGGGCGCCCGCCCGCAAAGTGACGAGTTCGGCCTCAATGAGCTCCTGAACGCGCTGGCCTATGACAAGCACAGCGCCACCTCGATAGCAGGGTCCCTGGGCGCGGCGCGGGAGAACGCCCGCCGCGCCCGGGAAACCGTGTCGTCCGGGCTCTGGGAGAGCCTGAACACCACATACTACGGGCTCAACCAGCACCGCAAGGATGTGGTGGGAACGTACCGCTTCTGCAACTGGGTGCTGGAGCGCACGGCCATGGTCAGCGGCCTCGCGGACACCACGGTCAGCCATGACGAGAGCTGGCTGTTCCTGGTCCTGGGCCGTTCGCTGGAGCGCGCCGACATGACCGCGCGGATGCTCTCCACCCGCGATGTCCTCTCTGCCGGCATGTCGTGGGTGAACATGCTCCGCTGTGCCGGGGCCTACGAGTCCTTCCTGCGGACCCGGCGCGCGGCCTTCGGCGACCAGCACGCGGCCGAGTTCCTGCTCCTGGACCGGCTCTTCCCGCGCTCCATCGTCTACGCCCTGAGTGACGCCGACGAGTGCCTGGCCAAGCTCGACCCTTCGGCCCAGCGCGTCGGTTTCATCAACGACGCCCGGCGGATCGTGGGTCAGGCCCGCACCTTCCTGGAGTTCCACCGCACGGATGACCTGATGTCGGAACTGCCGGAGCACATGGAACGGGTGCAGAAGGCCGTTTCGCAAGCCTCCGACGCCATTTCCCGTAAGTACTTCAATCAGGCAGACGAACTGGCCTGGGTGGGAGAAGTTTCATGA
- a CDS encoding circularly permuted type 2 ATP-grasp protein, which translates to MSDLFEDYSEAALRTGAYDEMFTPGQLARKSYGQVAGALRELSLADVSARADSMARTFLDRGVTFDFAGEERPFPLDIVPRVIPADEWTVLEQGVAQRVRALEAFLNDVYDKMTVVADGVIPRQLVTTSAHFHRQVHGFEPAGGVRVHISGIDVVRDAAGTFRVLEDNVRVPSGVSYVLENRRAMAKGLPEAFGQQLIRPVEEYPRRLLSALRKTAPAGVDDPTVVVLTPGVFNSAYFEHTLLAGLMGVELVEGRDLICRGNRVYMRTTAGEQRVDVIYKRIDDEFLDPLQFRADSMLGCPGLVNAARAGGVTIANAVGNGVADDKLVYSYVPDLIRYYLNEEPVIANVDTFRLEEKEAREEVLDRLDELVVKPVDGSGGKGLVIGPDASKDELEALRKRVLADPRGWIAQPVLQLSTVPTLSGDRFGPRHVDLRPFAVNDGDEVWVLPGGLTRVALKEGSLIVNSSQGGGSKDTWVLADSPQVPVETAPRPAVAVRERVSVWPVESNWRDRQTEQQQQQQISDAQEVTANA; encoded by the coding sequence ATGTCTGACCTTTTCGAGGATTACTCCGAGGCTGCCCTGCGCACGGGTGCCTACGACGAGATGTTTACCCCCGGGCAGCTGGCCCGGAAGTCCTACGGGCAGGTTGCCGGTGCCCTGCGTGAACTCTCGCTGGCTGATGTCTCGGCCCGCGCCGATTCCATGGCCCGTACCTTCCTGGACCGCGGCGTCACGTTCGACTTCGCGGGCGAGGAGCGGCCCTTCCCGCTGGATATCGTCCCCCGGGTGATCCCGGCGGATGAATGGACAGTCCTGGAGCAGGGCGTGGCGCAGCGCGTCCGGGCCCTCGAGGCCTTTCTTAACGACGTCTACGACAAGATGACCGTGGTGGCCGACGGCGTCATCCCGCGCCAACTCGTCACCACCAGCGCCCACTTCCACCGCCAGGTGCACGGCTTCGAACCGGCCGGCGGCGTCCGGGTCCACATCTCCGGCATCGACGTGGTCCGCGACGCCGCGGGGACGTTCCGGGTCCTGGAGGACAACGTGCGTGTACCGTCCGGGGTCAGCTACGTCCTGGAAAACCGGCGTGCGATGGCCAAGGGGCTCCCCGAAGCCTTCGGCCAGCAGCTGATCCGGCCGGTCGAAGAGTACCCGCGCCGGTTGCTGTCCGCCCTGCGGAAGACCGCTCCCGCCGGCGTCGACGATCCCACCGTGGTGGTCCTGACCCCCGGCGTGTTCAACAGCGCCTACTTCGAGCACACCCTGCTCGCCGGGTTGATGGGCGTCGAACTCGTCGAGGGCCGGGACCTCATCTGCCGCGGCAACCGGGTCTACATGCGGACCACGGCGGGCGAACAGCGGGTGGATGTCATCTACAAACGGATCGACGATGAGTTCCTGGACCCGTTGCAGTTCCGGGCCGACTCGATGCTGGGCTGCCCGGGGCTGGTGAACGCGGCCCGCGCCGGTGGCGTCACGATCGCCAATGCCGTGGGCAACGGCGTCGCCGACGACAAGCTCGTTTACAGTTACGTGCCGGACCTGATCCGCTACTACTTGAACGAAGAACCCGTGATCGCCAACGTGGACACCTTCCGGCTGGAAGAAAAGGAAGCCCGCGAAGAAGTCCTGGACCGTCTGGACGAACTCGTGGTCAAGCCCGTCGACGGGTCCGGCGGCAAGGGCCTCGTGATCGGTCCCGACGCGTCCAAGGACGAGCTGGAGGCCCTGCGCAAACGCGTTCTCGCGGACCCCCGCGGCTGGATCGCCCAGCCCGTGCTGCAGCTCTCCACCGTCCCCACGCTCAGCGGCGACAGGTTCGGCCCCCGCCACGTGGACCTGCGTCCGTTCGCCGTGAACGACGGCGACGAGGTCTGGGTCCTGCCCGGCGGGCTGACCCGTGTGGCGCTCAAGGAAGGTTCCCTGATCGTCAACTCGAGCCAGGGCGGCGGCTCCAAGGACACCTGGGTGCTGGCGGACTCCCCGCAGGTCCCGGTAGAGACTGCTCCGCGGCCGGCGGTCGCGGTCCGCGAACGTGTCTCGGTCTGGCCGGTGGAAAGCAACTGGCGGGACCGCCAGACGGAGCAACAGCAACAGCAACAGATTTCGGATGCGCAGGAGGTAACCGCGAATGCTTAG
- a CDS encoding universal stress protein, producing the protein MSTARAVKMIVVGVDGSEASIEALRYAVALAGPLSANVVALACWDAPPVYGGYVAMGIDHFDVRAGEILRDAVEQALGPELPSTVETRLVQGHPRYALIEASRSADMLVLGRRGHGGFGGLLLGSVSSALVAHAHCPVLVVHAPENR; encoded by the coding sequence ATGAGCACGGCAAGGGCCGTGAAAATGATCGTGGTGGGCGTCGACGGGTCTGAGGCCTCCATCGAAGCGCTCCGCTATGCGGTCGCCCTTGCCGGCCCGCTCTCGGCGAACGTGGTCGCACTCGCGTGCTGGGACGCCCCGCCCGTTTACGGCGGCTACGTGGCGATGGGCATCGACCACTTCGATGTCCGGGCCGGCGAGATCCTGCGGGACGCCGTCGAACAAGCCCTCGGCCCGGAACTGCCCTCCACCGTGGAAACCCGCCTGGTGCAGGGGCACCCGAGGTACGCGCTGATTGAGGCCAGCCGGTCCGCCGACATGCTGGTCCTGGGCCGGCGCGGCCATGGCGGTTTCGGCGGACTGTTGCTGGGTTCGGTCAGCTCGGCCCTGGTGGCGCATGCCCACTGCCCGGTACTGGTGGTCCACGCCCCGGAGAACAGGTAG
- a CDS encoding YeiH family protein, with product MFSPKPPPATTRRAGFAAAASLAGPGLLAAAAAVVLALAVHALVPALPAMTVAVVLGLLAANLPGVAAWSAGRARPGLDFAGKHLMRGGIVVLGLKVSLVDVLGLGGPALLLITGVVLAAFAGTYGISRLFRLTPPVALLIATGFSICGASAIGAVAAVRRIRQQDTVLPIALVTLCGTLAIGVLPLLMRPLGLGPERFGAWAGASVHDVGQVVATAQTAGASALAVAVVVKLTRVVLLAPMVAAAGLHHRNGAGARSGGGRPPVVPLFVIGFLALAALRSTGWLSPAVLDAAAVLQDLLLGMALFGLGSAVRVSQLLHTGVRPLLAALASWLLIGVLGLGAAAIMIR from the coding sequence CTGTTCAGCCCAAAGCCCCCGCCCGCGACGACCCGACGGGCCGGCTTCGCCGCCGCCGCGTCCCTCGCAGGGCCGGGCCTGCTGGCCGCCGCGGCCGCCGTCGTGCTGGCCCTGGCCGTCCACGCCCTCGTCCCGGCACTGCCGGCGATGACCGTGGCAGTGGTACTCGGGCTCCTGGCGGCCAACCTGCCGGGCGTGGCCGCCTGGAGCGCCGGGCGGGCCCGGCCCGGGCTGGACTTCGCCGGCAAACACCTGATGCGTGGCGGAATCGTGGTGCTCGGCCTGAAGGTCAGCCTCGTCGACGTGCTGGGCCTCGGCGGACCCGCCCTGCTCCTGATCACCGGAGTCGTGCTGGCCGCCTTCGCCGGGACCTACGGCATCAGCAGGCTCTTCCGCCTGACCCCGCCGGTGGCGCTGCTGATCGCCACCGGCTTTTCAATCTGCGGCGCCTCGGCCATCGGAGCCGTGGCCGCGGTGCGGCGGATCCGGCAGCAGGACACTGTGCTGCCGATCGCCCTGGTGACGCTGTGCGGCACGCTCGCCATCGGCGTGCTCCCCCTGCTGATGCGGCCGCTGGGACTGGGGCCGGAACGATTCGGGGCGTGGGCCGGGGCGTCCGTGCACGACGTCGGACAGGTGGTCGCCACGGCGCAGACGGCCGGAGCCTCGGCGCTCGCGGTCGCCGTCGTCGTCAAACTCACCCGGGTGGTGCTCCTGGCACCCATGGTGGCCGCCGCGGGCCTGCATCACCGCAACGGCGCGGGCGCCCGCTCCGGCGGCGGGCGGCCCCCCGTCGTTCCGCTGTTCGTGATCGGCTTCCTGGCGCTGGCCGCCCTGCGCTCCACGGGCTGGCTGTCCCCCGCAGTGCTGGACGCCGCCGCCGTCCTCCAGGACCTGCTGCTGGGCATGGCCCTCTTCGGCCTCGGATCGGCCGTCCGGGTATCGCAGCTGCTCCACACCGGGGTCCGGCCCTTGCTGGCCGCCCTGGCTTCCTGGCTGCTGATCGGAGTGCTGGGGCTGGGCGCCGCCGCCATCATGATTAGATAG
- a CDS encoding transglutaminase family protein codes for MTRLRINHKTAYKYNKRVTLSYNEARMTPLTDPQQVVLESSMKVSPSQAALSSYRDYWGTRVTAFDMQMPHEHLEVLATTTVEVHRVEKIPSEADIVGWHVLAAPETLDQFSDWIPQSQLTAPGTEVLGIIPGVVEGRNPHQAALAVFEWMRGEMSYMTGSTGVTTNAEEAWSQRQGVCQDLAHLAIGALRSCRIPARYVSGYLHPRSTAELGETVAGQSHAWLEWWDGEWRSWDPTNHKPAGDFHVTVARGRDYRDVPPLKGILSGGGGSALNVTVEITRVA; via the coding sequence ATGACCCGGCTGAGGATCAACCACAAGACCGCCTACAAGTACAACAAGCGCGTCACGCTCTCCTACAACGAGGCGCGGATGACGCCGCTGACGGATCCCCAGCAGGTGGTGCTGGAGTCCTCGATGAAAGTCTCGCCGTCGCAGGCCGCGCTGAGCAGCTACCGCGACTACTGGGGCACCCGGGTGACGGCTTTCGACATGCAGATGCCGCACGAGCATCTGGAAGTGCTGGCCACGACCACGGTCGAGGTGCACCGGGTGGAGAAGATTCCGTCCGAGGCGGACATCGTCGGCTGGCACGTCCTGGCGGCTCCGGAAACACTGGACCAGTTCAGCGACTGGATTCCCCAGTCCCAGCTCACGGCCCCGGGCACCGAGGTCCTCGGCATCATTCCCGGCGTCGTCGAGGGCCGCAATCCGCACCAGGCCGCCCTTGCCGTGTTCGAGTGGATGCGCGGTGAAATGTCCTACATGACGGGTTCCACCGGAGTCACCACGAACGCCGAGGAAGCCTGGAGCCAGCGGCAGGGCGTCTGCCAGGACCTCGCCCACCTCGCCATCGGCGCGCTGCGCAGCTGCAGGATCCCGGCCCGTTACGTTTCCGGCTACCTTCACCCGCGGTCGACGGCGGAGCTCGGCGAAACCGTGGCCGGCCAGTCGCACGCCTGGCTGGAGTGGTGGGACGGTGAATGGCGGAGCTGGGATCCCACGAACCACAAGCCGGCCGGTGATTTCCACGTCACGGTGGCACGCGGCCGGGACTACCGCGACGTGCCCCCGCTGAAGGGTATACTCTCGGGCGGCGGCGGTTCAGCCCTCAATGTGACCGTGGAAATCACCCGCGTCGCCTAG
- a CDS encoding GAF domain-containing sensor histidine kinase has protein sequence MGDSREQATAEPQPRNDGVLKGFVSRAEELLQSQERMAGLLEAVVAVAEDLSLDAVLERVVQSACRLLRARYGALGVIGDDQALSHFISIGIDGELAQRIGPLPTGHGVLGLLISDPRPMRLHDLRAHPEAYGLPDHHPPMQSFLGVPIRVRDVVFGNLYLTEKEDGSEFTAEDEGLAVALAAAAGVAIENARLYDDARRRARWLEACMDVSGLMLSSDRDYTAGGLDPIASRALQESGSKLALIVAPAVTGPGYLVAGAAGDRAPAFSGRSLTLDSPQLQGVLNGGEPVLLDDAAALFGELDGAISGPLLAVALSTQGAHHGLLLLVRDPEALQFARTDIEMGAVFGSHVALALELARVHRLREELLVFTDRDRIARDLHDLVIQRLFAAGLSVQSLARYTRDDLALERIRAITGELDEAIRSLRDTIYSLRSGSGETELLSGRIRRVARSSAKSMPFTPRLTITGPVDAVTPEKADNVVAVVSEGLSNAIRHSGADAISVSVAVIKGRVTVVITDNGSGFAEPEKRNGLANLEDRARMLDGDCTITSALDAGTSLEWSVPL, from the coding sequence ATGGGTGACAGTCGGGAGCAAGCAACCGCCGAGCCACAACCCAGAAATGACGGAGTCCTCAAGGGCTTCGTTTCGCGGGCCGAGGAGTTGCTGCAGTCCCAGGAGCGGATGGCCGGCCTGCTCGAGGCCGTCGTTGCGGTCGCGGAGGACCTCAGCCTGGACGCCGTGCTGGAACGCGTCGTCCAATCAGCGTGCCGGCTGCTGCGTGCCCGCTATGGTGCGCTGGGCGTGATCGGTGACGACCAGGCATTAAGCCACTTCATCTCCATCGGCATCGACGGTGAGCTCGCGCAGCGGATCGGTCCGCTGCCCACCGGCCACGGGGTGCTCGGGCTGTTGATCTCCGATCCCCGGCCGATGCGCCTGCATGATCTGCGCGCGCATCCCGAAGCCTACGGCTTGCCGGACCACCACCCCCCGATGCAGTCTTTTCTCGGGGTCCCGATCCGGGTCCGGGACGTGGTGTTCGGCAACCTGTACCTGACCGAGAAGGAGGACGGCAGCGAGTTCACTGCCGAAGATGAGGGGCTGGCCGTCGCCCTTGCCGCGGCCGCCGGCGTCGCCATCGAAAACGCCCGCCTCTACGACGATGCCCGCCGCCGGGCCCGTTGGTTGGAAGCATGCATGGACGTCTCCGGACTGATGCTCAGCAGCGACCGGGACTACACCGCCGGCGGCCTGGACCCGATCGCGAGCCGGGCGCTGCAGGAGTCAGGCTCGAAACTGGCCCTGATCGTGGCGCCGGCCGTGACCGGTCCCGGCTACTTGGTCGCCGGAGCCGCCGGCGACCGCGCCCCCGCTTTCTCCGGCCGGTCCCTGACCCTGGACTCGCCCCAGCTCCAGGGTGTCCTGAACGGCGGGGAGCCGGTACTGCTTGACGACGCCGCGGCGCTTTTCGGGGAACTCGACGGCGCGATCTCGGGCCCGCTCCTGGCGGTCGCGCTGAGCACCCAAGGAGCGCATCACGGCCTCCTGCTGCTGGTCCGCGATCCCGAGGCGCTCCAGTTCGCCCGGACGGACATTGAAATGGGCGCCGTCTTCGGTTCCCATGTTGCCCTCGCGCTGGAGCTGGCCCGCGTCCATCGGCTCCGTGAGGAACTGCTGGTGTTCACGGACCGTGACCGGATTGCCCGGGACCTGCACGACCTCGTCATCCAGCGGCTGTTCGCGGCCGGACTGAGTGTGCAGAGCCTGGCCCGCTACACCAGGGATGACCTTGCCCTGGAACGGATCCGCGCCATCACCGGCGAGCTCGATGAAGCTATCCGCAGCCTCCGCGACACCATCTACTCGCTCCGGAGCGGCAGCGGTGAGACCGAGTTGCTGAGCGGCCGGATCCGACGGGTGGCACGGAGTTCCGCCAAGTCCATGCCGTTCACTCCGCGGCTGACCATTACCGGTCCGGTGGACGCCGTGACGCCGGAGAAGGCGGACAACGTGGTGGCCGTGGTCTCAGAGGGGCTCAGCAATGCGATCCGGCATTCGGGCGCCGACGCCATTTCCGTGTCAGTTGCTGTAATCAAGGGCCGGGTCACCGTCGTGATCACGGACAACGGATCGGGCTTCGCGGAACCGGAAAAGCGCAACGGGCTGGCCAATCTGGAGGACCGGGCGCGGATGCTGGACGGGGACTGCACCATCACCAGCGCCCTCGACGCCGGAACCAGCTTGGAGTGGTCCGTCCCGCTTTAG